In a genomic window of bacterium:
- the fbp gene encoding class 1 fructose-bisphosphatase, translating into MTQTPKNLVTIESHILALQDLHPAASGEFTGLLNDITFASKVVSREVRKAGLVDILGSTGAENVQGETVQKLDDYANRIFMRCMGTKGQVGVMGSEELADPVFPDVASGSGSYIVIFDPLDGSSNIDVNVSVGTIFGIWRKKHPLGEIDDEDILQPGRDLIAAGYVIYGSSTMFVYTAGHGVHGFTLDPSIGEFLLSHEDIRIPFRSSIYSVNEAYEPKWEPAVRDVVRQLKYGRDTQTTRKDAPNRGAGMTARYIGSLVSDFHRNLLKGGVYLYPPTMGKPVGKLRLTCEAAPLAFIAENAGGYASDGARSILDIVPDSLHARTPLYIGSRDDVLWIEKTLSEPRDEL; encoded by the coding sequence ATGACCCAGACCCCCAAGAACCTGGTCACGATCGAGTCGCACATCCTGGCCCTGCAGGATCTCCATCCGGCCGCCAGCGGCGAGTTCACCGGCCTGCTCAACGACATCACCTTCGCCTCGAAGGTCGTCTCGCGCGAGGTGCGCAAGGCCGGTCTGGTCGACATCCTCGGCAGCACCGGGGCCGAGAACGTCCAGGGCGAGACGGTCCAGAAGCTCGATGACTACGCCAACCGGATCTTCATGCGCTGCATGGGCACCAAGGGGCAGGTCGGGGTCATGGGCAGCGAGGAGCTGGCCGATCCGGTCTTCCCCGACGTGGCCTCGGGTTCGGGCAGCTACATCGTGATCTTCGACCCCCTGGACGGCAGTTCGAACATCGACGTGAACGTCTCGGTGGGCACCATCTTCGGCATCTGGCGCAAGAAGCATCCGCTGGGCGAGATCGACGACGAGGACATCCTGCAGCCGGGACGCGATCTCATCGCCGCCGGCTACGTGATCTACGGCTCGAGCACGATGTTCGTCTACACGGCGGGCCACGGCGTGCACGGCTTCACCCTCGACCCGAGCATCGGCGAGTTCCTGCTCAGCCACGAGGACATCCGGATCCCCTTCCGCAGCAGCATCTACTCGGTGAACGAGGCCTACGAGCCCAAGTGGGAGCCGGCGGTGCGCGACGTGGTGCGCCAGCTCAAGTACGGCCGCGACACCCAGACCACCCGCAAGGACGCCCCGAACCGCGGCGCCGGCATGACCGCGCGCTACATCGGCTCGCTGGTGTCGGACTTCCACCGCAACCTGCTCAAGGGCGGCGTCTACCTCTACCCGCCCACCATGGGCAAACCCGTGGGCAAGCTGCGCCTGACCTGCGAGGCGGCGCCGCTGGCCTTCATCGCCGAGAACGCGGGCGGCTACGCCAGCGACGGCGCGCGGAGCATCCTGGACATCGTGCCCGATTCCCTGCACGCCCGGACGCCGCTGTACATCGGCAGCCGCGACGACGTGCTCTGGATCGAGAAGACGCTTTCCGAGCCGCGCGACGAGCTGTAG